In Scyliorhinus torazame isolate Kashiwa2021f chromosome 9, sScyTor2.1, whole genome shotgun sequence, a single window of DNA contains:
- the lhfpl2b gene encoding LHFPL tetraspan subfamily member 2b — translation MCHVIVTCRSMLWTLLSIVVAFAELIAFMSADWLVGRPKTDSSPALSNRSSTWKDPFHPKLGIYSRCIKLPTLKRGSLCGPYAESFNEIASGFWQATAIFLALGILILCAVAFVSVFTMCVQSILKKSIFNICGLLQGIAGLFLILGLILYPAGWGSQKVVDYCGPDVSPYRLGFCSLGWAFYTAVGGTVLTFLCAVLSAQAEIATSSDKVQEEIEEGKNLICLL, via the exons ATGTGTCATGTGATTGTTACCTGCCGCTCGATGCTCTGGACCCTGCTGAGTATTGTGGTGGCCTTCGCCGAACTGATTGCCTTCATGAGCGCAGACTGGTTGGTGGGCAGGCCCAAGACCGACAGCTCACCTGCCCTCTCAAATCGCTCCAGCACTTGGAAAGATCCTTTCCACCCAAAATTGGGCATATACAGCCGCTGCATCAAACTGCCAACTTTAAAACGAGGGAGTCTGTGTGGCCCATATGCTGAGAGCTTCAATGAGATTGCCAGTGGATTTTGGCAAGCGACAGCTATTTTCCTGGCGTTGGGAATTCTCATTCTGTGTGCCGTGgcttttgtgtcagtcttcaccatGTGTGTGCAGAGTATTCTGAAGAAAAGCATTTTTAACATTTGTGGATTACTGCAGGGAATCGCAG GCCTCTTTCTAATTCTTGGTCTGATCCTGTATCCTGCTGGATGGGGTTCCCAGAAGGTGGTGGACTATTGTGGACCAGATGTTTCACCTTATCGGTTAGGATTCTGTTCTCTGGGCTGGGCTTTTTACACAGCAGTCGGTGGCACTGTCCTTACATTCCTCTGTGCAGTCCTATCCGCACAAGCAGAAATTGCGACATCTAGTGAtaaagtgcaggaagagattgaagaggggaaaAATCTCATTTGCTTGCTGTGA